From the Diceros bicornis minor isolate mBicDic1 chromosome 19, mDicBic1.mat.cur, whole genome shotgun sequence genome, one window contains:
- the MTG2 gene encoding mitochondrial ribosome-associated GTPase 2, whose protein sequence is MIPSRLFSARLRVLLEGMGLWTPSARVVLRPSRLLPQHASPRLLSVGCADCTKHQEPPRKKLLSEKKLKRHFVDHRRVLVRGGRGGDGVSCFHSEPRKEFGGPDGGDGGNGGHVILRVDQQVKSLSSVLSRYQGFGGEDGGRKNCFGQNGALLYVRVPLGTLVKEGNEVVADLSRPGDEYIAALGGAGGKGNRFFLANDNRAPVTCTPGQPGQERVLFLELKTVAHAGMVGFPNSGKSSLLRAISNAKPTVASYPFTTLNPHVGIVHYEDHQQIAVADIPGLVRGAHQNRGLGCAFLRHIERCCFLLFVVDLSVPEPWTQVEDLKYELEKYEEGLSARPHAIVANKIDLPQARARLPELQARLGQKAVALSAVTGENLEELLLHLKDLHDDHVATELTHGRQPLRW, encoded by the exons ATGATACCTTCGAGGCTTTTCTCAGCAAGATTGCGGGTGCTGTTGGAAGGCATGGGGCTCTGGACTCCATCCGCACGAGTGGTCCTCAGGCCCAGCCGGCTCCTTCCACAGCATGCTTCTCCCAGGCTGCTCTCTGTCGGCTGTGCAGACTGCACCAAGCATCAGGAACCCCCCAGAAAGAAACTGCTCTCTGAAAAGAAACTG aaaaggcattttgtggaccaTCGCCGAGTGCTTGTCCGAGGGGGACGTGGAGGTGACGGAGTGAGCTGCTTCCACAGCGAGCCCCGGAAGGAGTTTGGAGGCCCTGATGGTGGTGACGGAGGCAACGGCGGCCATGTCATCCTGAGAG TTGACCAGCAAGTCAAGTCACTGTCATCAGTCCTGTCGCGGTATCAGGGTTTTGGCGGAGAAGACGGTGGCAGGAAAAACTGCTTTGGGCAGAATGGCGCTCTCCTCTACGTCCGG gtCCCCCTGGGCACTTTGGTGAAGGAGGGGAATGAAGTCGTGGCTGACCTGTCGCGCCCGGGTGATGAGTACATCGCCGCTCTGGGGGGAGCGGGAGGGAAGGGCAACCGCTTTTTCCTGGCCAACGATAACCGCGCCCCTGTGACGTGTACCCCCgggcagcctgggcaggagcgAGTCCTCTTCCTGGAGCTCAAGACAGTGGCCCACGCCGGGATG GTGGGATTCCCCAACTCGGGGAAGTCCTCTCTTCTCCGGGCTATTTCAAATGCGAAACCCACCGTGGCTTCCTACCCGTTCACTACCTTAAACCCCCACGTTGGGATTGTTCACTATGAAGACCACCAACAGATAGCAG TGGCCGACATCCCGGGCCTTGTCCGAGGCGCACACCAGAACAGGGGCCTGGGGTGTGCCTTCCTCAGGCACATCGAGCGCTGCTGCTTCCTCTTGTTTGTGGTGGATCTTTCGGTGCCAGAGCCATGGACTCAGGTTGAGGATCTGAAATATGAGCTGGAGAAATACGAAGAAGGCCTGTCTGCGAGGCCCCATGCAATTGTCGCAAATAAGATTGATCTCCCTCAAGCGAGAGCCCGTCTGCCCGAGCTGCAGGCTCGCCTGGGCCAGAAGGCCGTCGCCCTGTCGGCGGTGACGGGGGAGAACCTGGAGGAGCTGCTGCTGCACCTGAAGGACCTCCACGATGACCACGTGGCCACCGAGCTGACACACGGCCGCCAGCCGCTCAGGTGGTAG